The Brassica napus cultivar Da-Ae chromosome C7, Da-Ae, whole genome shotgun sequence genome has a segment encoding these proteins:
- the LOC106442201 gene encoding uncharacterized protein LOC106442201: MSVDKTSIYYAGLKPLEMEEISTSTGLTAGSLPVRYLGVPLCTKKLSMLNCAPLIQSIKSKFLTWTENAVICWKVTIDFNSCLAEIDALCSKFLWKGKLEGSAGAKVAWEKVSVPKQEGGLGLRNWDSIWATWYLAEVLDGNINNFWVINKKQKNSWLANYLLLQRETVFDWIKMAVGNGETFYFWSSNWSPFGSITKYLRGQSTRNTGIPITVTLAELWEQGAWHLPPARSEGHVNIQSYLSTIELTNEADTYHWIPQGKLSKAYSTRDIYNLLRVLHQQVPWSKEVWFSNGIPRHKFLSWLFVLNRCPTKDRMVEWGADTDPVCILCNSSLESRDHLFFNCSYSWEVWNSVAARSGFTTPREWDEILTELEKFKTPHHNRLLALLGWQAAIYCLWAERSGRLHRSRFRIPPDVIKEIHTIIKLRIAAIRIGNPQLASVLFQAWHS; this comes from the exons ATGAGTGTTGATAAAACATCTATCTACTATGCAGGGCTGAAGCCTCTTGAAATGGAAGAAATCTCTACGTCGACTGGTCTAACTGCTGGCTCACTACCGGTCAGATACCTGGGGGTGCCCTTGTGTACGAAAAAGCTATCGATGCTCAACTGCGCTCCATTGATCCAATCAATTAAATCCAAATTCCTCACTTGGACTGAGAACGCTGTCATTTGCTGGAAGGTTACAATTGATTTCAACT CGTGCTTAGCGGAGATTGATGCTCTTTGCTCAAAATTCCTGTGGAAAGGGAAACTAGAAGGAAGTGCGGGTGCGAAAGTGGCGTGGGAGAAAGTCTCTGTTCCAAAACAGGAAGGTGGGTTGGGTTTGAGGAATTGG GACTCGATCTGGGCGACTTGGTATCTTGCTGAGGTCCTTGATGGAAACATCAACAACTTCTGGGTCATAAATAAGAAGCAAAAGAACTCTTGGTTGGCTAACTACCTACTGTTACAGCGTGAAACTGTCTTCGATTGGATTAAGATGGCGGTGGGGAATGGCGAAACTTTCTATTTCTGGTCTAGTAACTGGTCACCTTTTGGGAGCATAACCAAATACCTTAGAGGACAAAGCACTCGTAACACTGGAATCCCGATAACGGTTACCTTGGCTGAACTATGGGAGCAAGGCGCTTGGCATCTACCCCCTGCGAGATCAGAAGGACACGTAAACATCCAGTCATATCTCTCTACCATAGAGCTGACTAACGAGGCAGACACCTATCACTGGATACCGCAGGGAAAGCTCTCAAAAGCCTACTCAACAAGAGATATATATAACCTGTTGCGAGTGCTCCATCAGCAAGTTCCTTGGTCCAAAGAAGTCTGGTTTTCGAATGGCATTCCAAGACACAAATTCCTTTCCTGGCTATTTGTTCTAAACAGATGTCCCACTAAAGATAGAATGGTAGAGTGGGGAGCTGATACTGATCCTGTTTGCATACTATGTAACTCGAGTCTTGAATCAAGGGATCATTTGTTCTTCAACTGCTCATACTCTTGGGAGGTTTGGAACTCAGTGGCAGCGAGATCAGGGTTCACTACACCGAGGGAGTGGGATGAAATCTTGACAGAgttagaaaaattcaaaacccCACATCACAACAGACTCCTAGCCCTCTTGGGCTGGCAAGCTGCGATCTATTGTTTGTGGGCAGAGCGCAGCGGGCGCCTCCACCGCAGTAGATTTCGAATCCCCCCTGATGTCATCAAGGAGATACACACTATCATCAAGCTCAGAATTGCTGCCATCCGGATAGGCAACCCGCAGCTTGCGTCGGTCCTTTTCCAAGCTTGGCACTCTTGA
- the LOC106439291 gene encoding transmembrane 9 superfamily member 3, which yields MSTPTTLLLFLGALLFSAAGIVRSDASDHRYKEGDSVPLYANKVGPFHNPSETYRYFDLPFCVPEGVKDKKEALGEVLNGDRLVSAPYKLNFRDEKDSETYCKKKLSREEVEQFRRAVEKDYYFQMYYDDLPIWGFIGKVEKEGKSDPTEFKYFLYKHIQFEILYNNDRVIEINARMDPHSLVDVTEDKEVDAEFMYTVKWKETETPFEKRMDKYAMSSSLPHHLEIHWFSIINSCVTVLLLTGFLATILMRVLKNDFMKYAQDEEAADDQEETGWKYIHGDVFRFPKHKSLFAASLGSGTQLFTLTIFIFILSLVGVFYPYNRGALFTALVVIYALTSGIAGYTASSFYCQLEGKNWVRNLLLTGGLFCGPLFLTFCFLNTVAIAYSATAALPFGTIVVIVLIWTLVTSPLLVLGGIAGKNSKAEFQAPVRTTKYPREIPPLPWYRSAIPQMAMAGFLPFSAIYIELYYIFASVWGHRIYTIYSILFIVFIILLIVTAFITVALTYFQLAAEDHEWWWRSFLCGGSTGLFIYAYCLYYYYARSDMSGFMQTSFFFGYMACICYGFFLMLGTVGFRAALLFVRHIYRSIKCE from the exons ATGAGCACACCGACGACTCTGCTCCTCTTCCTCGGAGCTCTCCTCTTCTCCGCCGCCGGAATCGTCAGATCCGATGCCTCCGATCACCGTTACAAGGAAGGCGACTCTGTCCCTCTCTACGCCAACAAGGTCGGCCCATTTCACAATCCCAG TGAGACGTATCGGTACTTCGATCTCCCCTTCTGTGTTCCAG AGGGAGTGAAAGATAAGAAGGAAGCTCTCGGTGAGGTATTGAACGGTGACCGCCTTGTTAGCGCTCCATACAAGCTCAACTTCAGAGACGAGAAAGACTCTGAGACGTACTGCAAAAAGAAGCTCAGCAGAGAAGAAGTCGAGCAGTTCCGAAGAGCTGTTGAGAAAGACTATTACTTTCAGATGTACTACGATGATCTGCCTATCTGGGGATTCATTGGGAAGGTTGAGAAAGAGGGCAAATCTGATCCGACGGAGTTCAAGTACTTCCTTTACAAGCACATCCAGTTTGAGATTCTGTACAACAACGACCGGGTGATTGAAATCAATGCTAGGATGGATCCTCATTCGCTTGTGGATGTTACTGAGGACAAGGAAGTTGATGCGGAGTTTATGTATACTGTGAAGTGGAAGGAGACTGAGACTCCTTTCGAGAAGAGGATGGATAAGTACGCcatgtcttcttctcttccgcATCACTTGGAGATTCACTGGTTCTCGATTATCAATTCGTGTGTTACTGTCCTTCTTTTGACTGGTTTCCTTGCGACGATCTTGATGCGGGTCCTCAAGAATGATTTCATGAA GTATGCTCAAGATGAGGAAGCTGCTGATGATCAAGAGGAAACTGGATGGAAGTACATTCATGGAGATGTGTTCCGGTTCCCAAAGCACAAATCTCTCTTTGCTGCATCTCTCGGCAGCGGGACTCAGCTGTTCACTCT GACCATATTCATCTTCATTCTTTCACTTGTTGGAGTGTTCTATCCATACAACCGAGGAgcactcttcacagctttggtCGTTATCTACGCTCTCACCTCTGGAATCGCCGGATACACCGCCTCCTCTTTCTACTGTCAACTCGAAGGAAAGAACTGG GTGAGGAACTTGTTGCTCACTGGAGGTCTCTTCTGTGGCCCGCTCTTCCTCACTTTCTGCTTCCTAAACACCGTGGCAATCGCCTACAGCGCAACCGCAGCTCTTCCCTTTGGAACCATTGTTGTGATCGTCCTCATTTGGACACTAGTGACTTCTCCTTTACTTGTATTGGGTGGTATCGCCGGTAAAAACAGCAAAGCGGAGTTCCAAGCTCCAGTCCGCACCACTAAGTATCCCAGGGAGATCCCGCCACTCCCGTGGTACAGGAGTGCTATACCTCAGATGGCCATGGCTGGTTTCCTTCCTTTCAGTGCCATCTACATCGAGCTATATTACATCTTTGCCAGTGTTTGGGGTCACAGGATCTACACCATTTACAGTATCCTCTTCATCGTCTTCATCATCCTCTTGATCGTTACCGCCTTTATAACCGTTGCCCTTACTTATTTCCAGCTCGCCGCTGAAGATCACGAATGGTGGTGGAG ATCATTCTTGTGTGGTGGATCGACTGGTTTATTCATCTACGCGTACTGCTTATACTATTACTACGCGAGATCAGACATGTCTGGTTTCATGCAAACCTCTTTCTTCTTCGGTTACATGGCTTGTATTTGTTACGGTTTCTTCCTCATGCTCGGAACAGTTGGCTTCCGTGCAGCTCTCCTCTTCGTCCGCCACATTTACAGGTCGATTAAATGCGAGTAG
- the LOC106439292 gene encoding protein NRT1/ PTR FAMILY 8.3, which translates to MGSIEEESPLIEEGLISQEPKLYAQDGSVDLHGNPPLKEKTGNWKACPFILGNECCERLAYYGIAGNLITYLTTKLHQGNVSAARNVTTWQGTCYLTPLIGAVLADAYWGRYWTIACFSGIYFIGMSALTLSASVPALKPAECIGGFCPSATPAQYAMFFGGLYLIALGTGGIKPCVSSFGADQFDDTDSRERVKKASFFNWFYFSINIGALVSSSLLVWIQENRGWGLGFGIPTVFMGLAIASFFFGTPLYRFQKPGGSPITRISQVVVASFRKSTLKVPEDAMLLYETQDKNSAIAGSRKIEHTDDCQYLDKAAVISEEESKAGDFSNSWRLCTVTQVEELKILIRMFPIWASGIIFSAVYAQMSTMFVQQGRAMDCKIGSFQLPPAALGTFDTASVIIWVPLYDRFIVPLARRFTGVDKGFTEIQRMGVGLFVSVLCMAAAAVVEIIRLHLANELGLVESGAPVPISVLWQIPQYFILGAAEVFYFIGQLEFFYDQSPDAMRSLCSALALLTNALGNYLSSLILTLVTYFTTRNGGEGWISDNLNSGHLDYYFWLLAGLSLVNMAVYFFSAARYKQKKASKL; encoded by the exons ATGGGCTCCATTGAAGAAGAATCACCTCTCATCGAAGAAGGTTTAATCTCACAG GAACCAAAACTGTATGCTCAAGATGGTTCAGTGGACCTTCATGGAAACCCACCGTTGAAGGAGAAGACAGGCAACTGGAAAGCTTGTCCTTTCATTTTAG GCAATGAATGCTGCGAGAGGCTAGCTTACTATGGTATCGCTGGGAATCTGATCACTTACCTCACCACTAAACTCCACCAAGGAAACGTTTCAGCTGCTAGAAACGTCACCACATGGCAGGGGACTTGTTATCTCACCCCTCTCATTGGTGCTGTCTTGGCCGATGCTTACTGGGGCAGATACTGGACCATCGCTTGTTTCTCCGGCATTTACTTCATC GGCATGTCTGCGCTAACTCTCTCAGCGTCAGTTCCAGCATTGAAACCAGCTGAATGCATTGGCGGTTTCTGTCCATCAGCAACACCAGCTCAGTACGCAATGTTCTTTGGCGGGCTTTACCTCATCGCCCTCGGCACTGGAGGCATCAAACCATGCGTCTCATCCTTCGGTGCAGACCAGTTCGATGACACGGACTCGCGCGAACGAGTTAAGAAAGCTTCCTTCTTCAACTGGTTCTACTTCTCCATCAACATTGGAGCGCTAGTCTCTTCTAGTCTTCTTGTCTGGATCCAAGAGAACCGCGGCTGGGGTTTAGGTTTTGGTATACCAACAGTGTTCATGGGACTCGCCATCGCAAGTTTCTTCTTTGGCACACCTCTTTACAGGTTTCAGAAGCCTGGAGGCAGCCCTATCACTCGAATCTCTCAAGTGGTGGTCGCCTCGTTCCGTAAATCCACTCTCAAAGTCCCTGAAGACGCAATGCTTCTGTATGAAACGCAGGACAAGAACTCTGCTATTGCTGGAAGTCGAAAAATCGAACATACCGATGATTGCCA GTATCTTGACAAAGCTGCTGTGATCTCAGAAGAAGAATCCAAAGCCGGAGACTTTTCCAACTCGTGGAGACTATGTACTGTTACTCAAGTCGAAGAACTCAAGATTCTGATACGAATGTTCCCTATCTGGGCTTCAGGGATCATCTTCTCAGCTGTATACGCACAAATGTCCACGATGTTTGTTCAACAAGGCCGAGCCATGGACTGCAAAATAGGATCGTTCCAGCTTCCTCCTGCAGCGCTCGGGACGTTTGACACAGCAAGTGTCATCATCTGGGTTCCTCTCTACGACAGATTCATCGTCCCTTTAGCTAGACGGTTTACTGGAGTAGACAAAGGATTCACTGAGATACAAAGAATGGGGGTCGGTTTGTTTGTCTCTGTTCTCTGTATGGCAGCTGCAGCCGTTGTTGAAATCATCAGGCTCCATTTAGCCAACGAGCTCGGGTTGGTTGAGTCTGGAGCTCCTGTTCCTATATCTGTGTTATGGCAGATCCCACAGTACTTCATCCTCGGTGCAGCGGAAGTGTTCTACTTCATTGGGCAGCTGGAGTTTTTCTATGATCAGTCTCCAGATGCAATGAGAAGCTTGTGCAGTGCGTTGGCTCTTTTGACCAATGCGCTTGGGAACTACTTGAGTTCGTTGATCCTCACGCTGGTGACTTACTTTACGACGAGGAACGGTGGAGAAGGTTGGATATCAGATAATCTGAACTCGGGTCATCTTGATTACTACTTCTGGCTTTTGGCTGGTCTTAGCCTTGTGAACATGGCTGTTTACTTCTTCTCTGCGGCTAGGTATAAGCAGAAGAAGGCGTCCAAGTTATAA
- the LOC106442202 gene encoding uncharacterized protein LOC106442202 yields the protein MDPATIMRKAEEESNIWFELNYPDASPTAPTQPSRAIKPSWKAPADDILKCNIAASWSESSRKSGAAWFVRDSRGKVLVHGRRSYSFVQTREQEELLAIFWEIESMKSMRKGQVIFESSCERARACFLSPNSCHGAVELVGKICDMVQWFQFWSLDHVLEARNVLAQRIANSVISERRYQSYIAFGGPNWLKDLIAYEARNATPSP from the coding sequence aTGGACCCTGCTACTATTATGAGGAAAGCTGAGGAAGAATCCAACATTTGGTTTGAGCTGAACTACCCTGACGCtagccccacagctcctacacAACCGTCTCGAGCTATCAAACCATCTTGGAAGGCACCAGCTGATGACATTTTAAAATGTAACATTGCTGCCTCCTGGTCTGAATCTTCTCGCAAGAGTGGAGCCGCTTGGTTCGTAAGGGATAGCAGAGGAAAAGTTTTAGTGCATGGCAGGAGATCATATTCCTTTGTGCAGACCAGAGAACAAGAAGAGCTCTTAGCAATCTTTTGGGAAATCGAGAGCATGAAATCCATGCGTAAGGGTCAGGTCATCTTTGAATCCTCTTGCGAGCGCGCAAGAGCATGTTTCCTAAGCCCAAATTCATGCCATGGAGCCGTGGAACTTGTGGGGAAAATCTGTGATATGGTACAATGGTTTCAATTTTGGTCTTTGGATCACGTTCTGGAAGCTAGGAATGTGTTAGCACAGAGAATAGCCAATAGTGTAATCTCTGAACGCAGATATCAGTCCTACATAGCTTTTGGTGGCCCTAACTGGTTGAAAGATCTAATTGCGTATGAAGCAAGGAACGCTACTCCTTCTCCTTAA
- the LOC106439293 gene encoding NADH dehydrogenase [ubiquinone] 1 beta subcomplex subunit 7, with the protein MEVPGSSKKMIATQEEMVAAKVPLGYRDQCAHLLIPLNKCRQAEFFLPWKCEDERHVYEKCEYELVMERMLAMQKIREEEAKAKQDKKQGNGVPLIPKTANA; encoded by the coding sequence ATGGAGGTTCCAGGTTCATCGAAGAAGATGATCGCAACGCAGGAAGAGATGGTCGCAGCCAAAGTACCCCTCGGATACAGAGATCAGTGCGCTCATCTCCTGATCCCGCTCAACAAATGTCGCCAGGCTGAGTTCTTCCTCCCGTGGAAGTGCGAGGACGAGCGCCACGTGTACGAGAAGTGCGAGTACGAGCTCGTCATGGAGAGGATGCTCGCGATGCAGAAGATCCGCGAGGAAGAAGCCAAGGCTAAACAGGATAAGAAACAAGGGAACGGTGTTCCTCTGATCCCTAAGACCGCTAATGCTTAG